A stretch of Actinomycetes bacterium DNA encodes these proteins:
- a CDS encoding oxidoreductase — MGDTLNTVVNILDESGEVDNQATFDALWSIMSAQADRIRDHFELEVDPGYADLETYGPDDGWRGVLNAYSGPKMDWMIHSWMGDPGTGFTNMHLTCWLGPDIDVPHLGFAWGTLPTLWFYQDYMPRVDMGVDYDYLQKYYEPTNERFLDLKADEGLSYFTSRTLVVRQQVSETGYCFVCTDADEGEQRAVRIDQIARLAEQRVTDWLAMVDAADAVPADKREALAERDLHVRRLIAETDPANVVGERYYGEELTARLVGALWGAERQLDRPGS; from the coding sequence ATGGGGGACACGCTCAACACCGTCGTCAACATCCTCGACGAGTCGGGTGAGGTAGACAACCAGGCCACGTTCGACGCGCTGTGGTCGATCATGTCGGCCCAGGCAGACAGGATCCGCGACCACTTCGAGCTCGAAGTGGATCCCGGCTACGCGGACCTGGAGACCTACGGCCCCGATGACGGCTGGCGCGGCGTCCTCAACGCCTACTCCGGGCCGAAGATGGACTGGATGATCCACTCATGGATGGGCGATCCCGGCACCGGGTTCACCAACATGCACCTCACTTGCTGGCTCGGCCCCGACATCGACGTGCCCCACCTCGGCTTCGCCTGGGGCACGCTACCGACGCTGTGGTTCTACCAGGACTACATGCCGCGGGTGGACATGGGCGTCGACTACGACTACCTGCAGAAGTACTACGAACCCACCAACGAACGGTTCCTCGACCTGAAGGCCGACGAGGGGCTGTCGTACTTCACCAGCCGCACGCTCGTCGTGCGCCAGCAGGTCTCAGAGACCGGCTACTGCTTCGTCTGCACCGATGCCGATGAGGGCGAGCAGCGTGCCGTGCGCATCGACCAGATCGCCCGCCTTGCCGAGCAGCGGGTCACCGACTGGCTCGCCATGGTCGACGCGGCTGACGCCGTCCCGGCAGACAAGCGCGAAGCCCTTGCCGAGCGCGACCTGCACGTGCGGCGCCTGATCGCCGAGACCGACCCCGCCAACGTCGTCGGTGAGCGGTACTACGGAGAGGAACTGACAGCGAGGCTGGTCGGCGCCCTGTGGGGTGCCGAGCGCCAGCTCGATCGACCCGGGAGCTGA
- a CDS encoding aromatic ring-hydroxylating dioxygenase subunit alpha: MFKNFWYAIQHGSKVGDQPVKVRIMEENLVVWRDDRGKPVVQSDLCVHRGGSLAGGWVQKGVNGHNCVVCPYHGWQFDDAGACVRIPAASSDVAIPRKARTDTYPSVERYGFIWAFLGDLSEDERPPMPELPGLEETPDATADGYRMVEGEFVWNANIERVIENGADIAHAPFVHAGSFGNPDSPEVPEHEIVETWSDDGEYLRMIEATVDLVAPPSKGLWSLINRGKDKPPVNSSVRIMFPNVSMLEVKLPLGSMKIWTAHVPIDENTTASRWITGRNFFTKPWQISLLRADADTYRRTMKIFYEDQATVEAQTPELVPFDIASELNVKSDQVSLAFRRWRANAYDRGWGIQPHQIVTTDDKRKYTVIPSPARKEHPDLENAWVLKEVESHAAIRARQLAAGKHKPGADDSETPPDEIDEGAADRPDSSTEEPANG; the protein is encoded by the coding sequence ATGTTCAAGAACTTCTGGTACGCAATCCAGCACGGATCGAAGGTCGGCGACCAGCCGGTCAAGGTCCGGATCATGGAGGAGAACCTCGTCGTCTGGCGCGACGACCGCGGCAAGCCGGTGGTGCAGTCGGACCTGTGCGTTCACCGCGGCGGCTCGCTCGCCGGCGGATGGGTGCAAAAGGGCGTCAACGGCCACAACTGCGTTGTCTGCCCATATCACGGGTGGCAGTTCGACGACGCCGGCGCCTGTGTGCGCATCCCGGCCGCCAGCTCCGATGTGGCCATCCCCAGGAAGGCCCGCACCGACACCTACCCGTCGGTCGAGCGCTACGGCTTCATCTGGGCATTCCTCGGCGACCTGTCCGAGGACGAGCGGCCCCCGATGCCCGAGCTGCCCGGTCTCGAGGAGACCCCTGACGCAACCGCCGACGGCTACCGCATGGTCGAGGGCGAGTTCGTGTGGAACGCCAACATCGAGCGGGTCATCGAGAACGGCGCCGACATTGCCCACGCGCCCTTCGTGCACGCCGGCAGTTTCGGCAACCCCGACAGTCCCGAGGTGCCCGAGCACGAGATCGTGGAGACCTGGAGCGACGACGGCGAGTACCTGCGAATGATCGAGGCCACCGTCGACCTCGTCGCGCCACCGTCAAAGGGACTCTGGAGCTTGATCAACCGGGGCAAGGACAAGCCGCCGGTCAACTCGTCGGTGCGCATCATGTTCCCCAACGTCTCGATGCTCGAGGTCAAGCTGCCGCTCGGGAGCATGAAGATCTGGACCGCGCACGTGCCCATCGACGAGAACACCACTGCGTCACGCTGGATCACCGGCCGCAACTTCTTCACCAAGCCCTGGCAGATCAGCCTGCTGCGCGCCGACGCCGACACCTACCGCCGCACGATGAAGATCTTCTATGAGGACCAGGCGACCGTGGAGGCGCAGACCCCCGAGCTGGTTCCCTTCGACATCGCCAGTGAGCTCAACGTGAAGTCCGACCAGGTGTCGCTGGCCTTTCGCCGGTGGCGGGCCAACGCGTATGACCGCGGTTGGGGCATCCAGCCCCACCAGATCGTCACCACGGACGACAAGCGCAAGTACACCGTCATCCCGTCACCTGCACGCAAGGAACACCCGGACCTCGAGAATGCATGGGTGCTCAAGGAGGTCGAGTCACACGCGGCCATCCGGGCCCGCCAGCTCGCCGCCGGCAAGCACAAGCCGGGCGCCGACGATTCGGAGACACCGCCCGACGAGATAGACGAAGGTGCGGCGGACCGGCCCGATTCGAGTACCGAGGAGCCCGCCAATGGCTGA